The Edaphobacter sp. 12200R-103 genome contains a region encoding:
- a CDS encoding TolC family protein: MIVLLFSLRPAAAQVTAPTSDSLPQAPTPSQAPAPTPTEQSTAIPLTLDEALAMANKNSPRLHAANALLARATAATQTARAYTNPQAEYFIGNQSARPVKTPGTPGLLQHYAGYQTIEMPHERATRREVADLGRTVQSYDRDTEQLSVTSTVKHAFYEAVRWKHEVEIARENLALVQDLRNRVEIEVRVGEKGRLELTRAEAELARANFGVRSAQINLVDAVASLRAVIAAPPDIAIDPRGALEPPVRLGPLNELRAIVLQRHPVIAGANVALDQAEVELEHQRALRVPQPTFYGEWERQPDLTFWRVGVTVPVPLWDRRKGQIADAQATIRQASAVRNQRQLELTAALERAYESYQLADQQAKSLEAGSLHEAESAVEAARNAYKFGERGIVEVLDAQRVLQTVRGDLLDAQFARESALIDLEELGVVATGEKH, translated from the coding sequence TTGATCGTTCTTTTATTCTCCTTGCGTCCGGCGGCGGCTCAGGTAACGGCGCCGACGAGTGACTCTCTGCCGCAAGCGCCTACACCTTCACAAGCTCCGGCACCCACCCCCACGGAACAGTCCACGGCGATTCCACTTACGCTGGATGAAGCCCTGGCGATGGCCAACAAGAACAGCCCGCGCCTGCATGCAGCGAACGCTCTGCTGGCACGCGCCACTGCGGCGACCCAGACGGCCCGTGCCTACACGAACCCACAGGCCGAATACTTCATCGGCAACCAGAGCGCGCGTCCCGTCAAGACGCCCGGAACTCCGGGCCTGCTGCAGCACTATGCGGGCTACCAGACGATTGAGATGCCGCACGAACGCGCGACCAGGCGCGAGGTTGCCGATCTGGGCAGGACGGTTCAAAGCTACGACCGCGATACGGAACAGCTTTCGGTGACGTCGACCGTCAAACATGCTTTCTATGAGGCCGTGCGGTGGAAGCATGAGGTAGAAATCGCACGGGAGAACCTGGCGCTGGTGCAGGATCTTCGCAACCGCGTGGAGATCGAGGTCCGCGTAGGCGAAAAGGGCCGCCTGGAACTGACACGGGCGGAAGCGGAGCTTGCACGAGCGAACTTTGGCGTAAGGAGCGCACAGATCAACCTGGTGGATGCAGTCGCATCTCTTCGAGCTGTCATTGCGGCGCCGCCGGATATTGCGATTGATCCCAGAGGGGCACTGGAACCGCCGGTGCGCCTGGGACCGTTGAACGAACTGCGAGCAATTGTTCTTCAAAGACACCCTGTCATCGCGGGCGCAAATGTTGCCCTTGATCAGGCTGAGGTGGAGCTCGAGCATCAGCGAGCACTTCGTGTCCCCCAGCCAACCTTCTACGGAGAGTGGGAGCGCCAGCCGGATCTTACTTTCTGGAGAGTAGGAGTCACCGTTCCTGTTCCGCTATGGGATCGCCGCAAAGGCCAGATCGCGGACGCACAAGCGACCATTCGACAGGCCTCCGCAGTCCGCAATCAGAGGCAGTTGGAACTGACGGCAGCGCTGGAACGCGCCTATGAGAGCTACCAGCTTGCCGACCAGCAGGCGAAGTCTCTGGAAGCGGGATCGTTGCATGAAGCCGAGAGCGCCGTCGAAGCAGCGAGGAATGCATATAAGTTCGGCGAGCGCGGCATTGTTGAGGTGCTGGATGCGCAACGCGTCCTGCAGACGGTACGCGGCGATCTGCTGGATGCGCAGTTTGCGCGAGAGTCAGCCCTGATCGACCTTGAAGAACTTGGCGTAGTTGCCACAGGAGAAAAGCATTGA
- a CDS encoding PAS domain-containing sensor histidine kinase translates to MHTWFSSTVTVTRLPPLLEQAQAAAWENKEMGQASRSLSFLRTPRVKAAVIAAMIVGVGLTTWFTSPRAIALHNVLHHLNFLPFMMAGMLFGWRGAVKALIFGLLVEAPIIARHWARWPIDASDQLLELAIFGSAGIIAGLLADRERVQRLRVESTKHELEDVYTELRENVEKMKRTERLSAAGQLAASLAHEIRNPLASISGAAGILKRGNASADNKQECLGILEKESQRLNKLLTNFLDFARPRLPRFQRVDACALVQSVTVLARHAALRQQVAIIDDLPPQLPMLDCDAEQMKQVLLNVVLNAIQASPVGGCVVVKAFPRAGQLCVEVRDQGPGMSAEQLERMFEPFFTTKESGTGLGLAVAANIVEQHGGLLYAENNAEKGMTFRLELPLARSQKMAGAL, encoded by the coding sequence ATGCACACCTGGTTCTCTTCAACCGTGACGGTAACCCGTCTGCCGCCCCTGTTGGAGCAGGCGCAGGCAGCCGCATGGGAAAATAAGGAGATGGGGCAAGCTTCCAGGTCCTTGAGCTTTCTGCGGACACCGCGCGTCAAGGCAGCGGTGATCGCAGCCATGATCGTCGGTGTTGGCCTGACTACCTGGTTTACCTCTCCGCGCGCCATCGCGCTCCATAATGTGCTGCATCATCTCAACTTTCTGCCATTCATGATGGCGGGCATGCTGTTTGGCTGGCGCGGCGCGGTCAAGGCCCTGATCTTCGGACTTCTTGTCGAGGCCCCGATCATCGCGCGGCACTGGGCGCGGTGGCCCATTGATGCCTCCGATCAACTGCTGGAGCTGGCAATCTTCGGCAGCGCAGGCATTATCGCCGGCCTGCTCGCTGACCGGGAGCGCGTCCAGCGCCTTCGCGTGGAATCGACCAAGCATGAGCTGGAGGACGTCTACACCGAGCTCCGTGAAAATGTTGAAAAGATGAAGCGAACCGAGCGCCTTTCGGCTGCTGGACAGCTCGCCGCCAGCCTCGCCCATGAGATTCGTAATCCTCTGGCCAGCATCTCCGGCGCCGCAGGAATCCTGAAGCGCGGCAATGCCTCGGCTGACAACAAGCAGGAGTGTCTGGGAATCCTGGAGAAGGAGTCGCAGCGCCTGAACAAACTGCTGACCAACTTCCTCGACTTCGCGCGTCCTCGTCTGCCGCGATTTCAGCGCGTCGATGCTTGCGCTCTGGTGCAGTCCGTGACGGTTTTGGCTCGCCATGCCGCATTGCGCCAGCAGGTCGCTATCATTGACGATCTGCCGCCCCAACTTCCGATGCTCGATTGCGACGCCGAGCAGATGAAGCAGGTTCTGCTCAACGTTGTTCTCAACGCCATTCAGGCCAGCCCTGTCGGAGGCTGTGTCGTTGTGAAGGCCTTTCCCCGTGCAGGACAACTGTGTGTTGAGGTGCGGGATCAGGGGCCTGGGATGTCTGCCGAACAGCTGGAGCGTATGTTCGAACCGTTTTTCACGACAAAGGAGAGCGGGACCGGCCTGGGGCTTGCAGTTGCCGCCAACATTGTCGAGCAGCATGGCGGACTTCTGTACGCTGAAAACAATGCCGAGAAGGGCATGACCTTCCGGCTGGAGCTTCCTCTCGCACGCTCTCAGAAGATGGCAGGTGCACTGTGA
- a CDS encoding efflux RND transporter periplasmic adaptor subunit: MKRTSSLTGCALASIAVLLLTAGGCKKKTAPAEVQVQEDPTVVSVTPDLAKRLVIGEPKVEEVAGSLQVAARIDTDASRIARIGSPVAGRIIKLLVLEGQYVHRGQALATLHSTDLSDTQFAFIKAYSQEQLAEKAAERAEQLVKADVMGQAELDRRRAEQLQASTEAQAFRTQLGVLGMSDAAIRKLETVRKLNADYPVISTISGTVLDRKVTIGQIVQPAEVAFMVADLSNVWVIADVPEQSAGKLHKGMEVIVKIPALPEQEIQGKLSYVSPIVDPNTRTVQVRMDLANPKGIFKPAMLANMTFIDASERKNTIPSTAVVRENNKDCIFVQIGPHNFMLREVSLGLESGDRRVLESGVNPGEKIVLDGAFHLNNQRKQNAIKGGE, from the coding sequence GTGAAACGTACAAGCTCCCTGACCGGCTGCGCGCTGGCATCGATTGCCGTCCTTTTATTGACTGCCGGTGGTTGCAAGAAGAAGACAGCTCCTGCGGAGGTCCAGGTGCAGGAGGATCCGACCGTTGTTTCGGTCACACCGGATCTGGCGAAGAGGCTCGTCATCGGTGAGCCGAAGGTAGAGGAGGTTGCAGGCTCGCTCCAGGTTGCCGCGCGTATTGACACCGATGCCAGCCGGATTGCACGCATCGGCTCTCCTGTTGCAGGACGCATCATCAAGCTGCTCGTGCTGGAAGGACAATATGTGCATCGCGGACAGGCGCTGGCGACGCTGCACAGTACTGATCTTTCCGACACACAGTTCGCCTTTATCAAGGCGTATTCGCAGGAGCAGCTGGCCGAGAAGGCGGCCGAACGCGCGGAACAGCTTGTAAAAGCCGACGTGATGGGCCAGGCAGAGCTGGACCGACGCCGCGCAGAACAGCTGCAGGCCTCCACCGAGGCGCAGGCGTTCCGGACACAGTTGGGCGTTCTGGGCATGTCAGACGCTGCCATCCGCAAGCTCGAGACCGTGCGAAAGCTCAATGCCGACTATCCCGTTATTTCGACGATCAGCGGAACCGTACTCGATCGCAAGGTCACGATCGGCCAGATCGTGCAGCCGGCGGAGGTCGCCTTCATGGTTGCCGATCTTTCGAACGTGTGGGTGATCGCGGATGTCCCGGAGCAGAGCGCCGGCAAGCTGCACAAGGGCATGGAGGTCATCGTGAAGATTCCGGCTCTGCCGGAGCAGGAGATTCAGGGCAAACTCTCCTATGTCTCGCCCATCGTCGATCCCAACACGCGAACCGTGCAGGTGCGCATGGACCTTGCGAATCCGAAGGGAATCTTCAAGCCAGCGATGCTGGCCAACATGACCTTCATCGATGCCTCCGAGCGCAAAAACACGATCCCGTCCACCGCTGTCGTTCGGGAAAACAACAAAGATTGCATTTTTGTACAGATTGGACCCCACAATTTCATGCTGCGGGAGGTCTCCCTGGGATTGGAGAGCGGCGACAGGCGTGTGCTGGAGAGCGGTGTAAATCCTGGAGAGAAGATCGTTCTGGATGGGGCCTTCCACCTGAATAACCAGCGCAAGCAGAATGCCATCAAGGGAGGCGAATAG